From Callithrix jacchus isolate 240 chromosome 3, calJac240_pri, whole genome shotgun sequence, a single genomic window includes:
- the CSN2 gene encoding beta-casein, with amino-acid sequence MKIIILTCLVALALARETVENLSSSEESMTQYKKVEEVHHEEQQQREEEHQDKIHSSLQPQPLIYPYVEPIPYPFLPQNILPLAQPAVVLPVPHPEIMQVSKAKDTVYTKGRMMPILKSPTMPVFDPQLLKLTAPENLHLPLPLFQPLMHQVPQPIPQTLALPPQTLALPPQTLALPTQPLWPVSQPKVQPIPQQVVPYPQRDMPDAAFLVNQELLLDPTRQIYPVTQPIVPVHKPISV; translated from the exons ATGAAGATCATCATCCTCACCTGCCTGGTGGCTCTTGCTCTTGCAAGGGAG actgTAGAAAACCTTTCAAGCAGTGAG gaATCCATGACACAATACAag aaagtTGAGGAGGTTCACCATGAGGAACAGCAGCAAAGAGAG gAGGAACACCAGGATAAAATCCATTCGTCTTTGCAGCCACAGCCTCTAATCTATCCATACGTTGAGCCTATCCCCTACCCTTTCCTTCCACAAAACATTCTGCCTCTTGCTCAGCCTGCTGTGGTGCTGCCTGTCCCTCATCCTGAAATAATGCAAGTCTCTAAAGCTAAAGACACTGTCTATACTAAGGGCAGAATGATGCCCATCCTTAAATCTCCAACGATGCCCGTTTTTGACCCTCAACTCCTGAAACTCACTGCTCCTGAAAACCTGCATCTTCCTCTGCCTCTGTTCCAGCCCTTGATGCACCAGGTCCCTCAGCCTATTCCTCAAACTCTTGCGCTCCCTCCTCAGACTCTTGCGCTTCCTCCTCAGACTCTTGCGCTCCCTACTCAGCCCCTGTGGCCTGTTTCTCAGCCCAAAGTCCAGCCCATCCCTCAGCAAGTGGTGCCCTACCCTCAGAGAGATATGCCTGATGCAGCCTTTTTGGTCAATCAAGAACTTTTACTGGACCCCACCCGCCAGATCTACCCTGTGACTCAGCCAATTGTCCCAGTTCATAAGCCCATTAGT gtctAA